The following are from one region of the Coccinella septempunctata chromosome 7, icCocSept1.1, whole genome shotgun sequence genome:
- the LOC123317718 gene encoding uncharacterized protein LOC123317718: protein MVREFSGDIGMKFGLDKCATVAVMRGKLEREENMVLIDGQVIPALGAEERYKYLGVQETYEIRQRENKEEVERELFTRIKKVLNTQLSAKNKMTAINTWAIPAFIYTAGVLTWSRTDLERLNRRTRTTLTQYGLLHPNSAIERLYIPRRESGRGLSSLENVYLKEESRIKTFFLQSNLPVHQWVTSQRYVSTPAGNDDEQEPETENMVEKWKEKWRSKPLHGRFYASLQQPEVDLPSTNTYLTQGYLYPQTEGTLMAIQDQVVPTRAYAKHIMKQNIENTKCRLCNNVEETVQHLSSGCSTIANTKYLSRHNNMGKVVHQFMCLRERLLQEFVPHHIYEPTTVRENQDIKIYWDLTVQTDPGAEHNRPDMVVWNKDKKSAIIIDFAVPLDQNLAKAYGEKIAKYELLSRQMKRTFELEKVEIKPLVISCNGLVHKKTVEHLREMDLPSNTITWMQKAVILATVSIIRQVIFPH, encoded by the coding sequence atggtgaGAGAGTTCAGCGGAGACATTGGGATGAAATTCGGGCTGGATAAATGTGCGACGGTCGCTGTGATGAGAGGGAAActggaacgtgaagaaaatatGGTGTTGATAGACGGACAAGTGATACCAGCTTTAGGGGCAGAAGAGAGGTATAAATATCTTGGTGTCCAGGAGACATATGAAATTAGACAAAGGGAGAATAAGGAAGAAGTCGAAAGAGAGCTGTTCACAAGGATCAAGAAAGTCTTAAACACACAACTGTCAGCCAAGAACAAAATGACCGCTATCAATACCTGGGCAATACCGGCTTTCATATATACTGCTGGAGTACTCACCTGGTCTCGGACGGATCTGGAAAGACTAAACAGGAGAACTAGGACCACCTTGACACAGTATGGTTTGCTGCATCCAAATTCAGCTATTGAAAGGCTGTATATTCCACGTAGAGAGTCGGGGCGAGGACTGAGCTCACTGGAGAACGTCTATCTGAAAGAAGAAAGCAGaattaaaaccttttttctGCAGAGCAACTTACCGGTGCACCAGTGGGTAACTAGCCAACGCTATGTGTCCACGCCGGCAGGAAACGACGATGAGCAGGAACCTGAAACAGAGAACATGGTTGAAAAATGGAAAGAAAAATGGAGATCAAAGCCCTTACATGGACGGTTCTATGCCAGCCTGCAGCAGCCAGAAGTCGACTTGCCCAGCACGAACACCTACCTCACTCAGGGTTACCTCTATCCTCAGACTGAGGGAACCCTGATGGCAATACAGGATCAAGTTGTTCCTACACGAGCCTACGCGAAACACATAATGAAGCAAAACATCGAAAACACAAAATGCAGGCTCTGCAACAACGTTGAGGAAACTGTGCAACATTTGTCATCTGGATGCTCGACTATAGCTAACACCAAATACTTGTCTCGCCATAACAACATGGGCAAAGTTGTACACCAGTTTATGTGTCTCAGAGAACGGCTTCTCCAAGAGTTCGTCCCTCATCACATCTACGAACCGACGACTGTCCGGGAAAACCAAGATATCAAGATCTATTGGGACTTGACAGTGCAAACAGATCCGGGTGCTGAACATAACCGACCAGACATGGTTGTATGGAACAAAGATAAGAAGTCGGCGATCATCATTGACTTCGCGGTACCGTTAGACCAAAACCTCGCTAAAGCCTACGGAGAGAAGATTGCCAAATACGAATTGCTATCAAGACAGATGAAGCGAACTTTTGAGCTGGAAAAAGTAGAAATAAAGCCATTGGTGATTAGCTGCAATGGTCTGGTACATAAGAAAACCGTTGAGCACTTGAGAGAGATGGATCTGCCTTCAAACACCATAACTTGGATGCAGAAGGCCGTAATATTGGCAACTGTCAGCATCATACGACAAGTGATATTCCCACACTAA